The following proteins are encoded in a genomic region of Planococcus lenghuensis:
- a CDS encoding class I SAM-dependent methyltransferase: MKKDVREAFNRLASVYAQSVDTDSPYNSEYERPAMLEQLPEDLEGHTALDAGCAAGWYTSQLTDRGARVTGIDSSENMVDAARQRIGNQAEILHLDLEDPLPFEQNSFDLIISSLTLHYIRDWTDPFKEFKRVLKPGGILLFSVHHPLTDINLLEDADYFSTELIRDTWHKNGQSYDVPFFRRSLQSVMNETLAHFTISGIVEPLPTAAFREQDPEQFKRLMKRPQFLIVKAT; this comes from the coding sequence ATGAAAAAAGATGTACGGGAAGCTTTTAACAGGCTTGCCAGCGTGTATGCACAATCCGTTGATACGGATAGTCCGTACAATAGCGAGTATGAACGGCCGGCAATGCTTGAGCAGCTGCCTGAGGACTTGGAAGGGCATACGGCATTGGATGCCGGATGTGCCGCCGGATGGTATACAAGTCAGCTCACCGACCGCGGGGCTCGCGTCACAGGTATCGACAGCAGCGAAAACATGGTGGACGCTGCACGGCAACGGATCGGAAACCAGGCGGAAATTCTGCATCTGGACCTTGAAGATCCTTTGCCGTTTGAGCAAAACTCGTTTGACCTGATCATCAGCTCACTGACGCTCCACTACATCCGTGACTGGACGGACCCATTCAAAGAGTTCAAACGAGTCTTAAAACCCGGTGGCATTTTATTGTTTTCAGTCCATCATCCTCTTACAGACATCAACTTGCTGGAAGATGCTGATTATTTTTCCACGGAATTAATAAGGGATACCTGGCACAAGAACGGCCAGTCGTATGACGTTCCTTTTTTCAGGCGCTCCTTACAGTCGGTTATGAATGAAACACTGGCTCATTTTACAATCAGCGGGATAGTGGAACCGCTGCCCACAGCCGCATTCCGCGAACAAGATCCGGAACAGTTCAAACGACTCATGAAACGACCACAGTTCCTCATTGTCAAAGCCACTTAA